Part of the Enterobacter pseudoroggenkampii genome, GCTCAACCAACACCACCCGCGTTATGACCGTCGAGTAATAACGTCTCTGTTAAAAAGCCCTCTCCAGATGGAGAGGGCTTTTTTTATTTCGTTGGATACAGCTCTTTGCGTTTATACGGCTCTGTTTCGCCCGGTTTGCGCGTTTTAAGCAGCTTCAGAATCCACGTGTACTGTTCGGCATGCGGCCCCACCAGTATCTCTACCTCTTCGTTCATTCGACGCGCGATGGTGTGGTCGTCTGCGGTCAGCAGATCGTCCATCGGAGGACGGACCTCAATACTCAGACGATGCGTTTTGCCGTCATAGACCGGGAATAGCGGGATCACGCGGGCACGACAGACTTTCATCAGGCGACCTATCGCAGGGAGCGTCGCTTTATAGGTCGCAAAGAAATCGACAAACTCGCTGTGCTCGGGGCCGTGATCCTGATCCGGTAGATAGTAGCCCCAGTACCCCTGACGTACCGACTGAATGAAGGGCTTAATGCCATCGTTACGGGCATGCAGGCGTCCGCCAAAACGACGACGCACCGTGTTCCAGACAAAATCGAAAATCTTATTGCCCTGATTGTGGAACATTGCCGCCATCTTCTGGCCCTGAGAGGCCATCAGCATCGCCGGAATATCAACGCCCCAGCCGTGGGGGACGAGGAAAATGACTTTCTCGTCATTGCGGCGCATCTCCTCGATGATCTCCAGCCCTTTCCAGTCAATGCGATCGACGATTTTATCCGGCCCTTTCAGCGCCAGCTCCGCCATCATCGCCATGGCCTGCGGCGCGGTAGTATACATCTCATCAATGATTGCCTCGCGCTCGGCGTCGCTTTTCTCAGGAAAACAGTAATAGAGGTTGATCTGCGCACGACGGCGGGCGCTCTTGCCTAAACGCCCCGCCAGACGACCAATTTTACCCAGAACGGGATCGCGAACAGAGGCAGGCAGCATCGCCATCCCCGCAAAGGCGTAAACACCAAGCCAGGCGCCCCAGTTGCGCGGATGGCGGAAGGATTTTTCAAACTCAGGAATGTATTCAATATTGTTTTTTTGGGTTTCCATGCTGGATCCAGGGTCTGATGACGCAAAATTTTATTCAGATAGTGTAGCGAGGCAGTCGTCCACGCACAAAAGAAAAAGCCGGCGTCAGTGTGCGCCGGCTTTTTTAACAAAAACAGAGAACTTAGTTTAAGCTCAGCTGCGGCATCACCTCTTTCACCTGCGCCAGATAATCAGTACGATCTTTACCTGTCAGGCCTTCAGTGCGCGGCAGTTTCGCGGTCAGCGGGTTCACTGCTTGTTGGTTGATCCACACTTCATAGTGCAGGTGCGGGCCGGTAGAACGTCCGGTATTGCCGGAGATCGCGATACGGTCCCCGCGCTTCACCTTCTGGCCCGGTTTGACCAGCAGCTTACGCAGGTGCATATAGCGGGTCGTATAAGTACGACCATGACGTACCGCGACATAATATCCGGCGGCACCGCTACGCTTGGCCACCACCACTTCGCCATCCCCTACCGCCAGTACCGGCGTGCCCTGCGGCATGGCAAAGTCAACGCCACGGTGCGGCGCGACGCGCCCGGTTACCGGGTTCAGACGACGCGGGTTAAAGTTCGAGGAGACGCGGAACTGTTTTGCCGTCGGGAAACGCAGGAAGCCTTTCGCAAGACCCGTACCGCTGCGGTCATAGAACTTACCGTCTTCGGCACGAATCGCGTAGTAATCTTTGCCCTCAGAGCGCAGACGTACGCCCAGCAGCTGGCTTTGCTCGCGCTTGCCGTCCAGCATTTCGCGGGACATCAGAACGGAGAACTCATCGCCCTTCTTCAGCTTACGGAAATCCATCTGCCACTGCATGGCTTTGATCACCGAACTGATTTCAGCGCTGGTCAAGCCCGCATCTCGCGCGCTGGAGACAAAGCTCGCGCCCACGGTGCCTTTCAGAACGCTGTTAACCCAGTCGCCCTTCTGCATTTCGCTGGTCATCTTGAAACCGTTTGCAGTGCGATCGTAGGTGCGGGTTTCGCGGCGGGACATTTCCCAGGTCAGACGCTGGAGATCGCCATCCGCCGTTAGTGTCCAGGAGAGCTGTTGTCCGATTTTCAGGTTACGAAGATCTTTATCCGCAGCCGCCAGCTGGCTGATATTGCCCATGTCGATGCCGTACTGGTTCAGCACGCTGCTCAGCGTGTCCCCGGTAGACACAACATATTCGTGAATACCGGCTTCGTTCTCGGTTTTATCGTCCAGCTCATCCTGCGGAATGGCTTCATCTTCCTGAGCCGCCTGGTCGATAGGCTCACTGGCTTCAGGCAGCAAAGAACGGATTTCGCTCTTTTCAAGCTCAATGGTTTTGATGATAGGGGCAGAACTCGGGTGGTAAACATAGGGCCGCCAGACGGCGACCGCTAAGGTGAGTACTGTAAGCGACCCCAGCATAACGCGGTGGGGTCGAGGCAGATTGTTAAATGCCAGGGCGACAGAGCGGGCTATCTGTTGCACGTATTCACTTCCTCGTTAATCTCCTTTCAGGCAGCTCGCATACTGGTTCGCCAGTTGGCTGAGGAACTGCGAATAGCTCGCTTTGCTCAACTGGATATTCGTACCTAGCGGGTCAAGGGTTCCCATGCGCACGGATGTTCCCCTGGCCACGGCTTCTACGACCGCTGGCCTGAACTGTGGCTCAGCAAAAACGCATGTCGCTTTTTGCTCAACCAGCTGTGTTCTGATTTCATGTAAACGCTGCGCACCAGGCTGAATTTCAGGATTGACGGTAAAATGACCCAGCGGGGTCAAACCGTAGTGTTTTTCGTAATAGCCATAGGCGTCATGAAAAACGAAATACCCTTTACCTTTCAACGGTGCGAGCTCATTACCTACCTGCTTATCGGTTGCGGCTAATTGTGCCTCAAAATCCTTCAGGTTGGCGTCTAGTTTGGCTCGACTTTGCGGCATAAGTTCCACTAATTTGTCATGGATTGCAACCGCTGAAAGCCGCGCTATCTCTGGGGATAACCAAAGATGCATGTTGTACTCGCCGTGATGGTGATCTCCATCACCTTTTTCACCCTCTGCAGCGTGATGGTCATGTTCGTCACCGTCGTCATCCGCCCCTTTCATGAGCAGCGGTTTCACGCCGGGGAGGTCTGCAATCGCGACCTGCTTTTCGCCGGCAACCTGTTTTGCTGACTTCTGCATGAACGCTTCCATTTCCGGGCCAATCCAGACGACTAAGTCCGCGTTTTGTAAGCGTTTTACATCTGACGGGCGCAGGGAATAGTCATGCTCGGATGCACCATCAGGGAGCAGAACCTGGGTTTCCGTGACCCCGTCTGCAATGGCCGACGCGATGAATCCGAGTGGTTTAAGCGAAGCGACAACCGCAGCGTTAACATCTTGTGCGGTTGTACCCCAAAGGGCAGCGGATAATGCTGCGAAAAGAAGCGTATTTTTATGTAACATAATGCGACTAATCATCGTAGTGAATGCGTGGAATGTGATATTATAACATTCGTTGACTTCTTCAAGCTTAAAATGACATGACGACATTGGTTTCCCTTGAAAATATTTCGGTCTCATTTGGCCAGCGCCGCGTCCTCTCTGACGTGTCGCTCGATCTGAAGCCCGGCAAAATTCTGACGCTGCTCGGCCCCAATGGCGCAGGCAAATCCACCCTGGTGCGCGTGGTGCTGGGTCTGGTCGCACCCGATGAAGGCGTGATCAAGCGCGAGGAAAAATTGCGTATCGGTTATGTGCCGCAAAAACTTCATCTCGACGCCACGCTGCCGCTGACGGTCAGCCGCTTCCTGCGTCTGCGCCCCGGCACGCGTAAAGCCGATATTCTCCCGGCACTGAAACGCGTGCAGGCGGGCCATCTTGTCGATGCGCCGCTGCAAAAACTGTCCGGCGGTGAAACTCAGCGAGTCTTACTTGCCCGCGCGCTGCTGAGCAGCCCGCAGCTGCTGGTGCTGGATGAGCCGACTCAGGGTGTGGATGTGAATGGTCAGGTTGCGCTTTATGATTTGATCGACCAGCTACGTCGAGAGCTTGATTGCGCAGTGCTGATGGTGTCTCACGATCTCCATCTGGTGATGGCAAAAACCGACGAAGTGCTGTGTCTCAACCACCATATCTGCTGCTCCGGCACGCCAGAAGTGGTCTCCATGCACCCGGAGTTTATCTCTATGTTCGGCCCTCGCGGCGCTGAACAGCTGGGCATCTATCGCCATCATCATAATCATCGCCATGATTTACAGGGACGAATCGTACTGCGTCGGGGAAATGGACACTCATGATTGAACTGTTACTGCCCGGCTGGCTGGCCGGGATTATGCTTGCCTGCGCCGCGGGTCCGCTCGGCTCGTTTGTCGTCTGGCGCAGAATGTCCTATTTCGGCGATACCCTTGCGCACGCGTCCCTGCTGGGTGTTGCCTTTGGTCTGTTGCTTAATGTGAACCCGTTTTACGCGGTGATTGTGGTCACGCTGTTGCTGGCCGCCGGTCTGGTCTGGCTGGAGAAGCGCCCTCACCTCGCAATTGATACGCTGCTTGGCATTATGGCGCACAGTGCCCTGTCACTGGGCCTGGTGGTGGTCAGCCTGATGTCGAATATCCGCGTGGATCTGATGGCTTACCTGTTCGGTGACCTGCTGGCCGTCACGCCAGACGATCTCATCGCTATCGCCATTGGCGTGGTGGTGGTGCTCGCTATTCTGCTCTGGCAGTGGCGTAACCTGCTGGCCATGACCGTCAGCCCGGACCTGGCGTTTGTCGACGGCGTGAAGCTGCAGCGCGTTAAGCTGCTGCTGATGCTGGTAACGGCGTTAACCATAGGCGTGGCGATGAAGTTTGTCGGCGCGCTGATTATTACGTCGCTGCTGATCATCCCTGCGGCTACGGCGCGTCGTTTTGCCCGTACGCCGGAGCAGATGGCCGGTGTGGCCGTGATTGTCGGAATGATTGCGGTAACGGGTGGACTCACCTTCTCGGCGTTCTATGACACGCCTGCGGGGCCGTCTGTGGTGTTGAGTGCAGCGGTGCTGTTTATCTTCAGTATGATGAAGAAGACCGCAAATTAACATCGAGGGCGCTGATGCCCTCACCCTGGCCCTCTCCCACAGGGAGAGGGAACAATGCATTACGGCATTGCCGGTGGCGTAATGCCAAAATGATTCCACGCCCGCACCGTCGCCATACGTCCACGCGGGGTGCGCTGCAGGAAGCCCTGCTGGATTAGATACGGTTCAAGCACGTCCTCGATGGTTTCGCGCTCTTCCCCGATTGCCGCCGCCAGGTTATCCAGCCCGACCGGGCCGCCAAAGAACTTATCCAGCACCGCCAGCAGCAGTTTACGGTCCATATAGTCAAAGCCTTCGGCATCGACGTTCAGCATATCCAGCGCCTGCGCGGCGATCTCGGCGGAAATCGAGCCATCGTGCTTCACTTCGGCAAAGTCACGTACGCGGCGCAGCAGGCGGTTAGCGATACGCGGCGTACCGCGGGAACGCTTCGCCACTTCAAACGCGCCCTCTTCGCTCATTTCCAGCCCCATATAGCGGGCGCTACGGCCAACGATATGCTGGAGGTCCGCCACCTGGTAAAACTCAAGACGCTGCACGATACCGAAACGGTCGCGCAGCGGAGAGGTCAACGACCCGGCCCGCGTCGTTGCACCAATCAGGGTAAACGGCGGCAGATCGATTTTGATGGAGCGCGCGGCCGGGCCTTCGCCAATCATGATATCCAGCTGGTAATCTTCCATCGCCGGATAGAGCACTTCCTCCACCACCGGCGACAGGCGGTGGATCTCATCGATAAACAGCACGTCATGCGGTTCGAGGTTGGTCAGCATCGCAGCGAGATCGCCCGCCTTCTCCAGCACCGGGCCGGAGGTGGTGCGCAGGTTGACGCCCATTTCATTGGCGACGATATTCGCCAGCGTGGTTTTCCCCAAACCTGGAGGGCCAAAAATCAGCAGGTGATCGAGCGCATCGCCGCGCAGCTTTGCCGCCTGGATGAAAATCTCCATCTGGGAACGAACCTGCGGCTGGCCGATATACTCATCAAGCAGTTTTGGGCGGATCGCGCGATCCACCACGTCATCTGCCTGAATAGTGCCTGCCGATACCAGGCGGTCTGCTTCAATCATCCTTTACCTCACAATGCAGCGCGCAGCGCTTCGCGAATCAGGGTTTCACTGCTGGCGTCCGGTTTGGCAATTTTGCTCACCATACGGCTGGCCTCCTGAGGTTTATAGCCCAGCGCCACCAGCGCGGCAACCGCTTCCTGCTCGGCATCATCATCCGTGGCGGGGCCGCCTGGCGAGGTCAGTACCAAATCGGCAGCCGGCGTGAACAGATCGCCATGCAGACCTTTAAAGCGGTCTTTCATCTCGACAATCAGGCGCTCTGCCGTTTTCTTGCCGATGCCCGGAAGCTTAATCAGCGCAGCAGGATCTTCGCGCTCAACGGCATTCACAAACTGTGGCGCTGACATGCCGGATAAAATCGCCAGCGCCAGCTTCGGGCCAACGCCGTTAGTTTTAATCAGCTCGCGGAACAGGGTCCGCTCCTGCTTGTTATTGAAGCCGTACAGCAGTTGGGCATCTTCACGCACCACAAACTGTGTAAAGACAATCGCCTCTTTGCCCGCGTCCGGCAGCTCATAGAAGCAGGTCATCGGCATATGGACTTCATAGCCCACGCCACCCACTTCCAGCAGCACTAACGGGGGTTGTTTTTCAATGATGATGCCTCTGAGTCTGCCTATCACGTGACGCTCCTGCGTTCTGGGAGAAATTAACTGCCGACATAATAAAAAAAGGCTGGATGTTTATCCAGCCTGATTTCTCATTATCGTAACCTGCCTCGCGCCAGATTAAGCCGCGACTCGCTCATCTGCATCGCGTTCTGGCTGACGTGACAGTGGGTAATCGCAATCGCCAGCGCATCCGCGGCGTCGGCCTGCGGGTTCGCTGGCAGCTTCAGCAGGGTACGCACCATGTGCTGCACCTGACTTTTCTCCGCGCTACCAATGCCCACCACCGTCTGCTTGACCTGACGTGCCGCGTATTCAAATACCGGCAAATCCTGGTTGACCGCAGCCACAATGGCCACTCCGCGCGCCTGACCGAGCTTTAGCGCCGAATCGGCGTTTTTCGCCATAAAGACCTGCTCGATAGCGAAATAGTCCGGCTGAAACTGGGTGATGATCTCCGACACGCCCGCATAAATGAGCTTCAGGCGCGACGGCAGATCGTCCACTTTGGTGCGAATACAGCCGCTGCCGAGGTAGGTTAACTGGCGTCCCACCTGACGGATAACGCCATAACCGGTGACGCGTGAGCCTGGGTCAATCCCGAGAATAATCGACATCACGCGTCTCCTGTAACGGATTTACACGCTCTCATTAGAGAGTCGCTGCAACCTCATCAGAGATTTCACCGTTGTGGTACACTTCCTGCACGTCGTCGCAGTCTTCGAGCATGTCGATCAGACGCAGCAGTTTTGGTGCGGTTTCCGCATCCATGTCCGCTTTGGTGGACGGGATCATGGAGACTTCAGCGTTGTCCGCTTTCAGGCCAGCCGCTTCCAGCGCGTCGCGCACGGCACCCATCTCTTCCCATGCGGTGTAAACGTCGATAGCACCGTCATCGAAGGTCACCACGTCTTCCGCACCGGCTTCCAGCGCCGCTTCCATGATCGCATCTTCATCGCCTTTCTCGAAGGAGATGACGCCTTTTTTGCTGAACAGGTAAGCAACGGAACCGTCAGTGCCCAGGTTGCCACCGGTTTTGGTGAACGCGTGGCGCACTTCCGCAACGGTACGGTTACGGTTGTCGGACAGGCACTCAACCATCACCGCCGTACCGCCAGGGCCGTAACCTTCATAAATGATGGTTTCCATGTTCGCGTCTTCATCGCCGCCCACACCACGTGCGATAGCACGGTTTAGGGTGTCACGCGTCATGTTGTTGGACAGCGCTTTATCAACCGCCGCGCGCAGACGCGGGTTAGAAGCCGGGTCACCGCCGCCCAGACGCGCTGCCGTCACCAGCTCGCGAATGATTTTGGTAAAGATCTTACCGCGCTTGGCATCCTGTGCCGCTTTGCGGTGTTTGGTGTTGGCCCACTTACTATGACCTGCCATAAAAATATCCTCAAAGAGCGCGCCTTTTCAGGCAGCGTTAATTACAAATTCTTCAATCGCCTGCCGGTTGCTCCACGACTTGGTCAGTGCGGCGGCCTCCGCCGCATTCACCCAGCGGTAGGTCAGGTGTTCGGTAAACACGATCTCCCGTTCATGGGGGAGCGCGAGACAGAACCACGACTCCGTGTTGCGGCTGGTACCCGGCGCGTAGCGATGACGTAAATGGCTAAAAATTTCAAACTCCACCGTGCGCTGACAGTCCTTCAGGGTCAGTTGCTCGCGGGCAACGTCAATGGCGACCTCTTCCTTTACTTCACGCGCGGCGGCCTGCGGCGCGGTTTCTCCCTCTTCCAGACTGCCGGTTACCGACTGCCAGAAATCAGGGTCATCGCGCCGCTGCAACATCAGCACCCGCTTCGTGTCTTCTGCATAAATGACCACCAGAACCGAAACGGGAAGCTTATATTCCATATCAGTTTTTCTCTTCCTTCTTCACCACTTCAATGCCCAGCTCAGCCAGAGAGGCTGGGTTAGCAAAGCTTGGCGCTTCGGTCATCAGACACGCTGCGGCAGTGGTTTTCGGGAAGGCAATAACATCACGAATGTTATCGGTGCCGGTCAGCAGCATGGTCAGTCGGTCAAGTCCGAAGGCCAGACCTGCGTGCGGAGGCGTACCGTATTTCAGCGCGTCCAGCAGGAAGCCAAACTTCTCGCGCTGCTCCTGCTCGTTGATGCCCAGGATGCCGAACACGGTCTGCTGCATTTCACCGCTGTGAATACGCACGGAACCGCCGCCCACTTCGTAGCCGTTGATAACCATGTCATAAGCGTTCGCGACCGCGTCTTCCGGCGCCGCTTTCAGCTCTGCTGCCGTCATGTCTTTTGGCGAGGTGAACGGGTGGTGCATCGCCGTCAGGCCGCCTTCACCGTCGTCTTCAAACATTGGGAAGTCGATAACCCACAGCGGCGCCCATTTGTTTTCGTCGGTCAGGCTCAGGTCTTTGCCGAGCTTCAGACGCAGCGCGCCCATCGCATCCGCCACAACTTTCTTGTTGTCTGCGCCGAAGAAGATCATGTCGCCGTCCTGCGCGCCGGTGCGCTCAAGGATCGCTTCCACGATGTCCGCGTTCAGGAATTTCGCTACCGGGCTGGTGATACCTTCCAGACCTTTCGCACGCTCGGTCACCTTAATATAGGCCAGACCTTTCGCGCCGTAGATCTTGATGAAGTTGCCGTAGTCGTCGATCTGCTTGCGGCTCAGAGCTGCACCACCCGGCACGCGCAGAGCCGCCACGCGGCCTTTAGGATCGTTAGCCGGGCCAGCGAAGACGGCAAACTCAACGCCTTTCACCAGGTCTGCAACGTCCACCAGCTCCATCGGGTTACGCAGGTCAGGTTTGTCGGAGCCGTAGCGACGCTCGGCTTCAGCGAAGGTCATAATTGGGAAATCGCCCAGCTCAACGCCTTTTACGTCGTTCCACAGGCTACGCACCAGGGCTTCCATCACTTCACGCACCTGTTCGGCGGTCATGAAGGAGGTTTCCACGTCGATCTGGGTAAATTCTGGCTGGCGGTCAGCGCGCAGGTCTTCGTCGCGGAAGCATTTAACGATCTGATAGTAACGATCGAAGCCGGACATCATCAGCAGCTGTTTGAACAGCTGCGGAGACTGCGGCAGCGCGTAGAATTTACCTTTATGAACGCGGGATGGGACCAGGTAGTCGCGCGCGCCTTCCGGCGTGGCTTTGGTCAGCATCGGGGTTTCGATATCGAGGAAACCGTGATCATCCATAAAGCGACGCACCAGGCTGGTGATTTTCGCACGGGTTTTCAGGCGCTGAGCCATTTCCGGGCGACGCAGATCCAGGTAGCGGTATTTCAGACGCGCTTCTTCAGTGTTGACGTGGTTGGAGTCCAGCGGCAGCGCTTCAGCACGGTTGATGATCGTCAGATCGGACGCCAGCACTTCAATGGCACCCGTCGCCATGTCGGCGTTAACGTTTTTCTCGTCACGCGCACGCACGGTGCCGGTAACCTGAATGCAGAACTCATTACGCAGCTCAGAGGCCAGCTTCAACGCATCTGCGCGATCCGGGTCGAAGAACACCTGAACGATACCTTCGCGGTCGCGCATATCGATGAAGATAAGGCTACCAAGATCACGACGACGATTGACCCAACCACACAGGGTGACCTGCTGTCCGACGTGGGACTGACGCAGCTGCCCGCAATATTCTGTACGCATGAGATATCCCTTAATTAGCCGCAGGCTAAATGTCGCCTGGTATGCAGGCTACTATGTCGCAGCTTTCTGTATGTCACAACTGGATGAAAAAAGGCGGCTATTATACTGGAAATTCCGCCGGACGATAAGAGCGAACCACGGCCAGGCGGTCGTTTGCTGCACTCTTATTGCGCATTCTCACAAAAATTAACAAAATTATGCGACCAATAACAGGCCATCACGTCGTATGGTGTCCAGAAGTGATTAATTTAACGGGAGTAACAATGTTAACCCTTGATGCCAAAAAAACCGCGCTTGTAGTGATTGATTTACAGGAAGGCATTTTGCCCTTTGCCGGTGGCCCGCATACCGCAGACAATGTGGTCAGCCGCGCCGCTCGCCTGGCGGAGAAATGCCGTGCCAGCGGTGCGCAGGTGGTCATGGTGCGCGTCGGCTGGTCCGCGGATTACGCCGAAGCGTTAAAACAGCCCGTTGATGCGCAGGCACCCGCGCGAGCCCTGCCGGAAAACTGGTGGACGTACCCGGTCTCACTCGGCAAATGCGACAGCGATATTGAAGTGACCAAACGCCAGTGGGGTGCCTTCTACGGTACCGATCTCGAGCTGCAGCTCCGCCGTCGCGGCATTGACACTCTCATCCTGTGCGGCATTTCCACCAATATCGGCGTGGAGTCAACCGCCCGCAACGCCTGGGAACTGGGCTTTAATCTGGTGATCGCCGAAGATGCCTGCAGCGCGGCCTCCGCGGAACAGCATCAGGGCAGCATGACCCATATCTTCCCGCGCATCGGCCGCGTGCGCAGCACGGATGAGATCCTTCGCGCACTATGATGTATGTGGGCCTGCCCCAGTGGTCGCACCCGAAATGGGTGCGCCTTGGCATCACCAGCCTTGAAGAGTATGCCCGACACTTCAACTGTGTCGAGGGCAACACCACCCTGTATGCGCTCCCCAAAGCTGAGATTGTCGCACGCTGGCGGGAGCAAACAACCGACGATTTCCGTTTCTGCTTCAAGTTTCCGGCGACCATTTCTCACCAGGCCGCACTGCGAAACTGCGGTGAGTTGACCGACGAATTCTTTGCCCGGATGGCGCCTCTGGCAAACCGCATCGGCCAGTACTGGCTGCAGCTTCCGGCCGTCTTTGGCCCTCGCGACCTGCCCGCACTGTGGACGTTTCTGGACGCCCTGCCCCGGGAGTTTACCTATGGGGTGGAGGTCCGACACAAGGACTTCTTTGCGAAGGGCGAAGCAGAAAAAGCGCTCAACCGCGGCCTTCTTGAACGTTCCGTCAACCGGGTGATCCTCGACAGCCGTCCGGTGCACAGCGCGATACCGCACAGTGAGGCCATCATTGAGGCGCAGCGTAAAAAACCGAAAGTGCCGGTCCACGCCATCATGACTGCGCAGAACCCGATGGTCAGGTTTATCGGCAGCGATAACATGCAGCAAAACCAGGCGATGTTCGCCGTCTGGCTGGAAAAACTGGCCTCGTGGGAACACACCACCACGCCGTATCTCTTTTTGCACACGCCGGATATTGCCCAGGCCCCCGAACTGGTCGATGCTCTGTGGCAGGCCTTGCAGGCTGCGGTGCCGTCCGTGGGCAGCGCCCCTGGCATCCCACAACAATCTTCTCTTTTCTGATATCACCCCCTATCATAGTGAAGTGCCATCTGCCAAAAAACAGGGAGTTTGTATGGTCAGCGCGCTGTATGCGGTGTTAGGTGCATTACTGCTGATTAAGTTTTCATTTGATGTTGTGCGCCTCAGAACGCTGTACCGTGTCTCCTACGGTGACGGCGGATTTTCAGAGCTACAAAGCGCTATCCGCATTCATGGCAACGCGGTCGAATACATCCCCGCAGCCTTAATCCTGCTGCTTTTTATGGAGATGAATGGCGCAGAAACCTGGATGGTTCATATCTGTGGCCTGCTTCTTATTGCTGGCCGCCTGATGCATTATTACGGCTTTCACCACCGCTTAATCCGCTGGCGTCGTTCCGGCATGAGTGCGACCTGGTGTTCGCTTTTGCTGATGGTGCTGGCTAACCTGTGGTATATGCCGTGGGAGTTGGTTTTCTCCCTCCATTAGCGCACAATACGCCACTTTATTTTTCCCGGATTTTTACGTTATGTCAGATCGCGACACGCTTTTTTCCGCGCCTATCGCCAGCTTGGGCGACTGGACCTTCGATGAACGGGTAGCTGAAGTCTTCCCGGATATGATCCAGCGCTCTGTTCCCGGTTATTCCAATATTATCTCTATGATCGGCATGCTGGCTGAGCGCTTCGTTCAACCCGGCACGCAGGTCTATGACCTGGGCTGCTCGCTCGGCGCGGCAACGCTGTCGGTTCGTCGTAATATTCACCAGGAAGGCTGCCGAATCATTGCCGTCGATAACTCCCCGGCCATGGTTGAGCGCTGCCGTCGCCATATTGACGCGTACAAAGCCCCTGTTCCGGTGGACGTGGTGGAAGGTGATATCCGCGAGATTGAAATCAATAACGCCTCGATGGTGGTGCTGAATTTCACCCTTCAGTTCCTGGTGCCGGAAGACCGCCAGCTGCTGCTGGACAAAATTTATCAGGGGCTGAATCCTGGCGGCGCGCTGGTGCTCTCGGAGAAATTCAGCTTCGAAGATGCCGAGGTTGGCGAGCTGCTGTTCAACATGCACCACGATTTCAAACGGGCGAACGGCTACAGCGAGCTGGAGATCAGCCAGAAGCGCAGCATGCTCGAAAACGTGATGCTGACGGATTCCGTAGAAACCCACAAAGCGCGTCTGAGCAAAGCCGGGTTTGAGCACAGCGAACTGTGGTTCCAGTGCTTTAACTTTGGCTCTCTGGTGGCGCTGAAAGCGGGGAAACCGGCATGATCGAA contains:
- the ruvA gene encoding Holliday junction branch migration protein RuvA, giving the protein MIGRLRGIIIEKQPPLVLLEVGGVGYEVHMPMTCFYELPDAGKEAIVFTQFVVREDAQLLYGFNNKQERTLFRELIKTNGVGPKLALAILSGMSAPQFVNAVEREDPAALIKLPGIGKKTAERLIVEMKDRFKGLHGDLFTPAADLVLTSPGGPATDDDAEQEAVAALVALGYKPQEASRMVSKIAKPDASSETLIREALRAAL
- the ruvC gene encoding crossover junction endodeoxyribonuclease RuvC; the protein is MSIILGIDPGSRVTGYGVIRQVGRQLTYLGSGCIRTKVDDLPSRLKLIYAGVSEIITQFQPDYFAIEQVFMAKNADSALKLGQARGVAIVAAVNQDLPVFEYAARQVKQTVVGIGSAEKSQVQHMVRTLLKLPANPQADAADALAIAITHCHVSQNAMQMSESRLNLARGRLR
- a CDS encoding YebC/PmpR family DNA-binding transcriptional regulator; the encoded protein is MAGHSKWANTKHRKAAQDAKRGKIFTKIIRELVTAARLGGGDPASNPRLRAAVDKALSNNMTRDTLNRAIARGVGGDEDANMETIIYEGYGPGGTAVMVECLSDNRNRTVAEVRHAFTKTGGNLGTDGSVAYLFSKKGVISFEKGDEDAIMEAALEAGAEDVVTFDDGAIDVYTAWEEMGAVRDALEAAGLKADNAEVSMIPSTKADMDAETAPKLLRLIDMLEDCDDVQEVYHNGEISDEVAATL
- the nudB gene encoding dihydroneopterin triphosphate diphosphatase; amino-acid sequence: MEYKLPVSVLVVIYAEDTKRVLMLQRRDDPDFWQSVTGSLEEGETAPQAAAREVKEEVAIDVAREQLTLKDCQRTVEFEIFSHLRHRYAPGTSRNTESWFCLALPHEREIVFTEHLTYRWVNAAEAAALTKSWSNRQAIEEFVINAA
- the aspS gene encoding aspartate--tRNA ligase, which produces MRTEYCGQLRQSHVGQQVTLCGWVNRRRDLGSLIFIDMRDREGIVQVFFDPDRADALKLASELRNEFCIQVTGTVRARDEKNVNADMATGAIEVLASDLTIINRAEALPLDSNHVNTEEARLKYRYLDLRRPEMAQRLKTRAKITSLVRRFMDDHGFLDIETPMLTKATPEGARDYLVPSRVHKGKFYALPQSPQLFKQLLMMSGFDRYYQIVKCFRDEDLRADRQPEFTQIDVETSFMTAEQVREVMEALVRSLWNDVKGVELGDFPIMTFAEAERRYGSDKPDLRNPMELVDVADLVKGVEFAVFAGPANDPKGRVAALRVPGGAALSRKQIDDYGNFIKIYGAKGLAYIKVTERAKGLEGITSPVAKFLNADIVEAILERTGAQDGDMIFFGADNKKVVADAMGALRLKLGKDLSLTDENKWAPLWVIDFPMFEDDGEGGLTAMHHPFTSPKDMTAAELKAAPEDAVANAYDMVINGYEVGGGSVRIHSGEMQQTVFGILGINEQEQREKFGFLLDALKYGTPPHAGLAFGLDRLTMLLTGTDNIRDVIAFPKTTAAACLMTEAPSFANPASLAELGIEVVKKEEKN
- a CDS encoding hydrolase; protein product: MLTLDAKKTALVVIDLQEGILPFAGGPHTADNVVSRAARLAEKCRASGAQVVMVRVGWSADYAEALKQPVDAQAPARALPENWWTYPVSLGKCDSDIEVTKRQWGAFYGTDLELQLRRRGIDTLILCGISTNIGVESTARNAWELGFNLVIAEDACSAASAEQHQGSMTHIFPRIGRVRSTDEILRAL
- a CDS encoding DUF72 domain-containing protein — encoded protein: MMYVGLPQWSHPKWVRLGITSLEEYARHFNCVEGNTTLYALPKAEIVARWREQTTDDFRFCFKFPATISHQAALRNCGELTDEFFARMAPLANRIGQYWLQLPAVFGPRDLPALWTFLDALPREFTYGVEVRHKDFFAKGEAEKALNRGLLERSVNRVILDSRPVHSAIPHSEAIIEAQRKKPKVPVHAIMTAQNPMVRFIGSDNMQQNQAMFAVWLEKLASWEHTTTPYLFLHTPDIAQAPELVDALWQALQAAVPSVGSAPGIPQQSSLF
- a CDS encoding MAPEG family protein — protein: MVSALYAVLGALLLIKFSFDVVRLRTLYRVSYGDGGFSELQSAIRIHGNAVEYIPAALILLLFMEMNGAETWMVHICGLLLIAGRLMHYYGFHHRLIRWRRSGMSATWCSLLLMVLANLWYMPWELVFSLH
- the cmoA gene encoding carboxy-S-adenosyl-L-methionine synthase CmoA — encoded protein: MSDRDTLFSAPIASLGDWTFDERVAEVFPDMIQRSVPGYSNIISMIGMLAERFVQPGTQVYDLGCSLGAATLSVRRNIHQEGCRIIAVDNSPAMVERCRRHIDAYKAPVPVDVVEGDIREIEINNASMVVLNFTLQFLVPEDRQLLLDKIYQGLNPGGALVLSEKFSFEDAEVGELLFNMHHDFKRANGYSELEISQKRSMLENVMLTDSVETHKARLSKAGFEHSELWFQCFNFGSLVALKAGKPA